A stretch of the Lactuca sativa cultivar Salinas chromosome 9, Lsat_Salinas_v11, whole genome shotgun sequence genome encodes the following:
- the LOC111895546 gene encoding uncharacterized protein LOC111895546 isoform X3 has translation MNPIATKVAVIGAGISGAVCASSLAKNGISVTIFESARGPGGRMSRRRETSEDERELYFDHGAPYFTSTNNDVEEMIRGWEARGLVAEWKQNFGSFDFNTKKFVNFEKEGLSKKYVGIPGMNSICRALCQEPGIESKFGVMVGRLEWLENEDSWSLTDVNGQDLGMFNGVVASDKSTFSQRFTQVTGKPPPLGINLNVIPEISDKIKDVPVKPCFALMLAFHNPLSSIPLKGFSFENSELLSWATCDSCKPGRSTSSERWVLRSTEKYAEGIIGKAGLEKPSNAALAEIAEQLFQEFQRTGLDVSLPFFKKAHRWGSAFPATSIARDEKCIWDRRKKLAICGDFCVSPNVEGAISSGLAAASMFSESFSCL, from the exons ATGAAtcccatagctaccaaggttgcCGTCATCGGCGCCGGAA TTTCAGGAGCTGTTTGCGCTTCCAGTTTGGCCAAAAATGGGATTTCAGTCACCATCTTCGAATCCGCTAGAGGCCCAGGTGGTCGAATGTCTCGGAGAAG GGAAACTTCCGAAGATGAAAGGGAATTGTATTTTGACCATGGCGCACCTTATTTTACTTCAACAAACAACGACGTGGAGGAGATGATTAGGGGTTGGGAAGCAAGGGGTCTTGTCGCTGAATGGAAACAGAATTTTGGGTCATTTGATTTCAATACTAAAAAATTTGTCAACTTCGAAAAG GAAGGATTAAGCAAGAAATATGTGGGCATCCCTGGAATGAATTCTATATGCAGAGCTTTATGCCAAGAACCTG GTATAGAGAGTAAATTTGGGGTTATGGTTGGGAGATTGGAGTGGTTGGAGAATGAGGATTCATGGAGTTTAACAGATGTGAATGGACAAGATCTTGGAATGTTTAATGGAGTTGTAGCATCAGACAAAAGCACATTTTCTCAAAGGTTTACACAAGTCACTGGGAAACCACCTCCACTTGGTATAA ACTTGAATGTGATACCAGAGATTTCTGACAAGATTAAAGACGTTCCTGTTAAACCATGTTTCGCTCTCATGTTGGCATTTCACAATCCCTTGTCTTCA ATACCACTTAAGGGTTTCTCATTTGAAAATTCTGAACTACTTAGCTGGGCAACCTGTGACAGCTGTAAGCCTGGTCGTTCTACCTCCAG TGAAAGGTGGGTATTGCGTTCAACAGAAAAGTATGCAGAGGGTATAATTGGAAAAGCAGGACTAGAAAAACCTTCAAATGCAGCATTAGCAGAAATCGCTGAACAACTATTTCAAGAATTTCAGAGGACTGGACTTGATGTCTCTCTGCCATTTTTCAAGAAAGCTCATAGATG GGGAAGTGCTTTTCCAGCAACAAGCATAGCAAGAGATGAAAAATGCATTTGGGATAGAAGAAAGAAACTGGCAATCTGTGGAGATTTTTGTGTGAGCCCAAATGTTGAAGGTGCTATTTCAAGTGGATTGGCTGCTGCCTCTATGTTTTCTGAATCTTTCAGTTGTTTATAG
- the LOC111895546 gene encoding uncharacterized protein LOC111895546 isoform X4, with amino-acid sequence MNPIATKVAVIGAGISGAVCASSLAKNGISVTIFESARGPGGRMSRRRETSEDERELYFDHGAPYFTSTNNDVEEMIRGWEARGLVAEWKQNFGSFDFNTKKFVNFEKEGLSKKYVGIPGMNSICRALCQEPGIESKFGVMVGRLEWLENEDSWSLTDVNGQDLGMFNGVVASDKSTFSQRFTQVTGKPPPLDLNVIPEISDKIKDVPVKPCFALMLAFHNPLSSIPLKGFSFENSELLSWATCDSCKPGRSTSSERWVLRSTEKYAEGIIGKAGLEKPSNAALAEIAEQLFQEFQRTGLDVSLPFFKKAHRWGSAFPATSIARDEKCIWDRRKKLAICGDFCVSPNVEGAISSGLAAASMFSESFSCL; translated from the exons ATGAAtcccatagctaccaaggttgcCGTCATCGGCGCCGGAA TTTCAGGAGCTGTTTGCGCTTCCAGTTTGGCCAAAAATGGGATTTCAGTCACCATCTTCGAATCCGCTAGAGGCCCAGGTGGTCGAATGTCTCGGAGAAG GGAAACTTCCGAAGATGAAAGGGAATTGTATTTTGACCATGGCGCACCTTATTTTACTTCAACAAACAACGACGTGGAGGAGATGATTAGGGGTTGGGAAGCAAGGGGTCTTGTCGCTGAATGGAAACAGAATTTTGGGTCATTTGATTTCAATACTAAAAAATTTGTCAACTTCGAAAAG GAAGGATTAAGCAAGAAATATGTGGGCATCCCTGGAATGAATTCTATATGCAGAGCTTTATGCCAAGAACCTG GTATAGAGAGTAAATTTGGGGTTATGGTTGGGAGATTGGAGTGGTTGGAGAATGAGGATTCATGGAGTTTAACAGATGTGAATGGACAAGATCTTGGAATGTTTAATGGAGTTGTAGCATCAGACAAAAGCACATTTTCTCAAAGGTTTACACAAGTCACTGGGAAACCACCTCCACTTG ACTTGAATGTGATACCAGAGATTTCTGACAAGATTAAAGACGTTCCTGTTAAACCATGTTTCGCTCTCATGTTGGCATTTCACAATCCCTTGTCTTCA ATACCACTTAAGGGTTTCTCATTTGAAAATTCTGAACTACTTAGCTGGGCAACCTGTGACAGCTGTAAGCCTGGTCGTTCTACCTCCAG TGAAAGGTGGGTATTGCGTTCAACAGAAAAGTATGCAGAGGGTATAATTGGAAAAGCAGGACTAGAAAAACCTTCAAATGCAGCATTAGCAGAAATCGCTGAACAACTATTTCAAGAATTTCAGAGGACTGGACTTGATGTCTCTCTGCCATTTTTCAAGAAAGCTCATAGATG GGGAAGTGCTTTTCCAGCAACAAGCATAGCAAGAGATGAAAAATGCATTTGGGATAGAAGAAAGAAACTGGCAATCTGTGGAGATTTTTGTGTGAGCCCAAATGTTGAAGGTGCTATTTCAAGTGGATTGGCTGCTGCCTCTATGTTTTCTGAATCTTTCAGTTGTTTATAG
- the LOC111895546 gene encoding uncharacterized protein LOC111895546 isoform X2 yields MNPIATKVAVIGAGISGAVCASSLAKNGISVTIFESARGPGGRMSRRRYPLWETSEDERELYFDHGAPYFTSTNNDVEEMIRGWEARGLVAEWKQNFGSFDFNTKKFVNFEKEGLSKKYVGIPGMNSICRALCQEPGIESKFGVMVGRLEWLENEDSWSLTDVNGQDLGMFNGVVASDKSTFSQRFTQVTGKPPPLDLNVIPEISDKIKDVPVKPCFALMLAFHNPLSSIPLKGFSFENSELLSWATCDSCKPGRSTSSERWVLRSTEKYAEGIIGKAGLEKPSNAALAEIAEQLFQEFQRTGLDVSLPFFKKAHRWGSAFPATSIARDEKCIWDRRKKLAICGDFCVSPNVEGAISSGLAAASMFSESFSCL; encoded by the exons ATGAAtcccatagctaccaaggttgcCGTCATCGGCGCCGGAA TTTCAGGAGCTGTTTGCGCTTCCAGTTTGGCCAAAAATGGGATTTCAGTCACCATCTTCGAATCCGCTAGAGGCCCAGGTGGTCGAATGTCTCGGAGAAGGTATCCCTTATG GGAAACTTCCGAAGATGAAAGGGAATTGTATTTTGACCATGGCGCACCTTATTTTACTTCAACAAACAACGACGTGGAGGAGATGATTAGGGGTTGGGAAGCAAGGGGTCTTGTCGCTGAATGGAAACAGAATTTTGGGTCATTTGATTTCAATACTAAAAAATTTGTCAACTTCGAAAAG GAAGGATTAAGCAAGAAATATGTGGGCATCCCTGGAATGAATTCTATATGCAGAGCTTTATGCCAAGAACCTG GTATAGAGAGTAAATTTGGGGTTATGGTTGGGAGATTGGAGTGGTTGGAGAATGAGGATTCATGGAGTTTAACAGATGTGAATGGACAAGATCTTGGAATGTTTAATGGAGTTGTAGCATCAGACAAAAGCACATTTTCTCAAAGGTTTACACAAGTCACTGGGAAACCACCTCCACTTG ACTTGAATGTGATACCAGAGATTTCTGACAAGATTAAAGACGTTCCTGTTAAACCATGTTTCGCTCTCATGTTGGCATTTCACAATCCCTTGTCTTCA ATACCACTTAAGGGTTTCTCATTTGAAAATTCTGAACTACTTAGCTGGGCAACCTGTGACAGCTGTAAGCCTGGTCGTTCTACCTCCAG TGAAAGGTGGGTATTGCGTTCAACAGAAAAGTATGCAGAGGGTATAATTGGAAAAGCAGGACTAGAAAAACCTTCAAATGCAGCATTAGCAGAAATCGCTGAACAACTATTTCAAGAATTTCAGAGGACTGGACTTGATGTCTCTCTGCCATTTTTCAAGAAAGCTCATAGATG GGGAAGTGCTTTTCCAGCAACAAGCATAGCAAGAGATGAAAAATGCATTTGGGATAGAAGAAAGAAACTGGCAATCTGTGGAGATTTTTGTGTGAGCCCAAATGTTGAAGGTGCTATTTCAAGTGGATTGGCTGCTGCCTCTATGTTTTCTGAATCTTTCAGTTGTTTATAG
- the LOC111895546 gene encoding uncharacterized protein LOC111895546 isoform X1, translated as MNPIATKVAVIGAGISGAVCASSLAKNGISVTIFESARGPGGRMSRRRYPLWETSEDERELYFDHGAPYFTSTNNDVEEMIRGWEARGLVAEWKQNFGSFDFNTKKFVNFEKEGLSKKYVGIPGMNSICRALCQEPGIESKFGVMVGRLEWLENEDSWSLTDVNGQDLGMFNGVVASDKSTFSQRFTQVTGKPPPLGINLNVIPEISDKIKDVPVKPCFALMLAFHNPLSSIPLKGFSFENSELLSWATCDSCKPGRSTSSERWVLRSTEKYAEGIIGKAGLEKPSNAALAEIAEQLFQEFQRTGLDVSLPFFKKAHRWGSAFPATSIARDEKCIWDRRKKLAICGDFCVSPNVEGAISSGLAAASMFSESFSCL; from the exons ATGAAtcccatagctaccaaggttgcCGTCATCGGCGCCGGAA TTTCAGGAGCTGTTTGCGCTTCCAGTTTGGCCAAAAATGGGATTTCAGTCACCATCTTCGAATCCGCTAGAGGCCCAGGTGGTCGAATGTCTCGGAGAAGGTATCCCTTATG GGAAACTTCCGAAGATGAAAGGGAATTGTATTTTGACCATGGCGCACCTTATTTTACTTCAACAAACAACGACGTGGAGGAGATGATTAGGGGTTGGGAAGCAAGGGGTCTTGTCGCTGAATGGAAACAGAATTTTGGGTCATTTGATTTCAATACTAAAAAATTTGTCAACTTCGAAAAG GAAGGATTAAGCAAGAAATATGTGGGCATCCCTGGAATGAATTCTATATGCAGAGCTTTATGCCAAGAACCTG GTATAGAGAGTAAATTTGGGGTTATGGTTGGGAGATTGGAGTGGTTGGAGAATGAGGATTCATGGAGTTTAACAGATGTGAATGGACAAGATCTTGGAATGTTTAATGGAGTTGTAGCATCAGACAAAAGCACATTTTCTCAAAGGTTTACACAAGTCACTGGGAAACCACCTCCACTTGGTATAA ACTTGAATGTGATACCAGAGATTTCTGACAAGATTAAAGACGTTCCTGTTAAACCATGTTTCGCTCTCATGTTGGCATTTCACAATCCCTTGTCTTCA ATACCACTTAAGGGTTTCTCATTTGAAAATTCTGAACTACTTAGCTGGGCAACCTGTGACAGCTGTAAGCCTGGTCGTTCTACCTCCAG TGAAAGGTGGGTATTGCGTTCAACAGAAAAGTATGCAGAGGGTATAATTGGAAAAGCAGGACTAGAAAAACCTTCAAATGCAGCATTAGCAGAAATCGCTGAACAACTATTTCAAGAATTTCAGAGGACTGGACTTGATGTCTCTCTGCCATTTTTCAAGAAAGCTCATAGATG GGGAAGTGCTTTTCCAGCAACAAGCATAGCAAGAGATGAAAAATGCATTTGGGATAGAAGAAAGAAACTGGCAATCTGTGGAGATTTTTGTGTGAGCCCAAATGTTGAAGGTGCTATTTCAAGTGGATTGGCTGCTGCCTCTATGTTTTCTGAATCTTTCAGTTGTTTATAG